From Macaca mulatta isolate MMU2019108-1 chromosome 1, T2T-MMU8v2.0, whole genome shotgun sequence, the proteins below share one genomic window:
- the ADORA3 gene encoding adenosine A3 receptor yields the protein MPNNSTAPSLTDVTYITMEIFIGLCAIVGNVLVIWVVKLNPSLQTTTFYFIVSLALADIAVGVLVMPLAVVVSLGITIHFYSCLFMACLLLIFTHASIMSLLAIAVDRYLRVKLTVRYKRVTTHRRIWLALGLCWLVSFLVGLTPMFGWNMKLTSEYHRNVTFLSCQFLSVMRMDYMVYFSFFTWIFIPLVVMCAIYLDIFYIIRNKLSQNFSNSKETGAFYGREFKTAKSLFLVLFLFALSWLPLSIINCIIHFNGEVPQLVLYMGILLSHANSMMNPIVYAYKIKKFKETYLLILKACVVCHPSDSLDTSIEKNSE from the exons ATGCCCAACAACAGCACTGCTCCGTCATTGACCGATGTTACCTACATCACCATGGAGATTTTCATTGGACTCTGCGCCATAGTGGGCAACGTGCTGGTCATCTGGGTGGTCAAGCTGAACCCCAGCCTGCAGACCACCACCTTCTATTTCATTGTCTCTCTAGCCCTGGCTGACATTGCTGTTGGGGTGCTGGTCATGCCTTTGGCTGTTGTCGTCAGTCTGGGCATCACAATCCACTTCTACAGCTGCCTTTTTATGGCCTGCCTACTGCTGATCTTTACCCACGCCTCCATCATGTCCTTGCTGGCCATCGCTGTGGACCGATACTTGCGGGTCAAGCTTACCGTCAG ATACAAGAGGGTCACAACTCACAGAAGAATATGGCTGGCCCTGGGCCTTTGCTGGCTGGTGTCATTCCTGGTAGGACTGACCCCCATGTTTGGCTGGAACATGAAACTGACCTCAGAGTACCACAGAAATGTCACCTTCCTTTCATGCCAATTCCTTTCTGTCATGAGAATGGACTACATGGTATACTTCAGCTTCTTCACCTGGATTTTCATCCCCCTGGTAGTCATGTGTGCCATCTATCTTGACATCTTTTACATCATCCGGAACAAACTCAGTCAGAACTTCTCTAACTCCAAAGAGACAGGTGCATTTTATGGACGGGAGTTCAAGACAGCTAAGTCCTTGTTTCTGGTTCTTTTCTTGTTTGCTCTGTCATGGCTGCCTTTATCCATCATCAACTGCATCATCCACTTTAATGGTGAGGTACCACAGCTTGTGCTGTACATGGGCATCCTGCTGTCCCATGCCAATTCCATGATGAACCCTATCGTCTACGCCTATAAAATAAAGAAGTTCAAGGAAACCTACCTTTTGATCCTCAAAGCCTGTGTGGTCTGCCATCCCTCTGATTCTTTGGACACAAGCATTGAGAAGAATTCGGAGTAG